In Streptomyces sp. NBC_00483, a single window of DNA contains:
- a CDS encoding LysR family transcriptional regulator, with product MQHEQRSGPRLSGMSDTEDIVTLLAPRLAHFAGAARTEHVTRAAQEMNVPQSTLSRALVRLERDLGVELFARHGRTVSLTPAGRTFLGSVERALGEIEKAVESVRADADPESGKVAFGFLHTMGTETVPGLIRAFRAEHPRIRFSLVQNYGEAMLERLRAGELDLCLTSPVPDAPGLVARRLDEQRLRLVVPDHHRLASRKRIRLQEAAEETFVTLEPGYGLRRICDDLCAEAGFTPRIAFEGEEAETLRGFVAAGLGVALLPPPTVPRPGVVELAVTGQRAVREIGVAWLDGHPDTPPVAAFKRFLLSRRGKLLPEHTSSPADD from the coding sequence ATGCAGCATGAGCAGAGGTCGGGGCCGCGCTTGTCCGGGATGAGTGACACGGAAGACATCGTGACGCTCCTCGCCCCGCGCCTCGCCCACTTCGCCGGGGCCGCCCGCACCGAGCACGTCACGCGCGCGGCGCAGGAGATGAACGTGCCGCAGTCCACACTCTCCCGTGCCCTGGTCCGCCTCGAACGGGACCTGGGCGTCGAACTGTTCGCCCGCCACGGCCGCACGGTGTCGCTCACGCCCGCAGGACGTACGTTCCTCGGCTCGGTGGAGCGCGCGCTCGGCGAGATCGAGAAGGCGGTCGAGTCGGTGCGCGCCGACGCCGACCCGGAGTCCGGCAAGGTCGCCTTCGGCTTCCTGCACACCATGGGTACGGAGACCGTGCCCGGCCTGATCCGCGCCTTCCGCGCCGAGCATCCCCGCATCCGCTTCAGCCTCGTGCAGAACTACGGAGAAGCGATGCTGGAGCGGCTGCGCGCGGGCGAGCTCGACCTGTGCCTCACCTCGCCCGTCCCGGACGCGCCGGGCCTGGTCGCGCGCCGCCTCGACGAGCAGCGCCTGCGCCTCGTCGTCCCGGACCACCACCGCCTCGCCTCCCGCAAGCGCATCCGCCTTCAGGAGGCCGCGGAGGAAACCTTCGTCACCCTCGAACCGGGCTACGGGCTGCGCCGCATCTGCGACGACCTGTGCGCCGAGGCCGGGTTCACGCCGCGGATCGCGTTCGAGGGCGAGGAGGCGGAGACGCTGCGCGGCTTCGTCGCGGCGGGGCTCGGGGTCGCGCTCCTGCCGCCACCGACCGTGCCGCGCCCGGGAGTTGTGGAGCTGGCGGTCACCGGGCAGCGGGCCGTACGGGAGATCGGCGTCGCGTGGCTGGACGGCCACCCGGACACCCCTCCCGTAGCGGCCTTCAAGCGATTCCTGCTGTCCCGTAGGGGCAAGCTCCTCCCGGAGCACACATCAAGCCCTGCCGACGACTGA
- a CDS encoding alpha/beta hydrolase — protein MQQRATQGREARLARAAGPVPGAVGGVVLLLPAGEETSTRRPSTMDRAALRPLARRLTRAGRDAGLVTHVVQYRCRGWNETQAELARDARWAADEVVRRYGDVPICLAGLDMGGRAALHAGGHEAVNSVLALAPWLPEDDVAAPLEPVKQLAGRRVLIVHGTDDRRTDPELSFRLAGRAKKANRDVCRFEVHSDGHNLAQHRFEVASLAVDFVLGTLFGTPFSRPLQDAFAAPPPLGLRMPLAAGFGRTL, from the coding sequence ATGCAGCAGCGAGCGACGCAGGGCCGCGAGGCGCGGCTTGCCAGGGCGGCCGGGCCGGTGCCGGGAGCGGTGGGCGGTGTGGTGCTGCTGCTCCCCGCGGGCGAGGAGACGTCGACCCGCAGACCCTCGACGATGGACCGGGCGGCGCTGCGCCCGCTCGCCCGCCGCCTCACGCGCGCGGGGCGGGACGCGGGACTCGTCACGCATGTCGTGCAGTACCGGTGCCGCGGCTGGAACGAGACGCAGGCCGAACTCGCGCGCGACGCCCGGTGGGCCGCCGACGAGGTCGTGCGCCGCTACGGGGACGTACCGATCTGCCTCGCAGGCCTCGACATGGGCGGCCGCGCGGCACTGCACGCGGGCGGCCACGAGGCCGTCAACTCCGTGCTGGCGCTTGCCCCTTGGCTGCCGGAGGACGATGTGGCGGCGCCGCTCGAACCGGTCAAGCAGCTCGCGGGCCGCCGGGTCCTCATCGTGCACGGCACCGACGACCGGCGCACGGACCCGGAGTTGTCCTTCCGGCTCGCGGGCCGCGCGAAGAAGGCGAACCGCGACGTGTGCCGGTTCGAGGTGCACTCGGACGGGCACAACCTGGCGCAGCACCGCTTCGAAGTCGCCTCCCTGGCGGTCGACTTCGTGCTGGGCACGCTGTTCGGGACGCCGTTCTCGCGTCCGCTCCAGGACGCGTTCGCGGCGCCGCCGCCGTTGGGGTTGCGGATGCCGTTGGCGGCGGGGTTCGGGCGAACGCTCTGA
- a CDS encoding adenosine deaminase, with amino-acid sequence MTSPITANPNSPRVPTAEQIRRAPKVLLHDHLDGGLRPGTIVDLAREQGYENLPEADPDKLGVWFREAADSGSLERYLETFSHTCAVMQTREALFRVAAECAEDLAEDGVVYAEIRYAPEQHLEQGLTLEEVVEAVNEGFREGERRAKENGHRIRVGALLTAMRHAARALEIAELANRYRDLGVVGFDIAGAEAGFPPTRHLDAFEYLKRENNHFTIHAGEAFGLPSIWQALQWCGADRLGHGVRIIDDIKVEDDGSVQLGRLASYVRDKRIPLELCPSSNLQTGAASSYGEHPIGLLRKLHFRATVNTDNRLMSGTSMSREFEHLVDAFDYTLDDMQWFSVNAMKSAFIPFDERLAMINDVIKPGYAELKSEWLFRQTASTSGSVVE; translated from the coding sequence ATGACGAGCCCGATCACCGCGAACCCCAACAGCCCCCGGGTGCCGACCGCCGAGCAGATCCGTCGCGCGCCCAAGGTGCTCCTGCACGACCACCTCGACGGCGGCCTGAGGCCCGGCACGATCGTCGACCTGGCGCGCGAGCAGGGGTACGAGAACCTGCCGGAGGCCGACCCCGACAAGCTCGGCGTCTGGTTCCGTGAAGCGGCCGACTCCGGTTCCCTGGAGCGGTACTTGGAGACGTTCAGCCACACCTGTGCCGTCATGCAGACGCGCGAGGCGCTGTTCCGGGTCGCCGCCGAGTGCGCCGAGGACCTCGCCGAGGACGGCGTCGTCTACGCCGAGATCCGCTACGCCCCCGAGCAGCACCTGGAACAGGGGCTCACCCTCGAAGAGGTCGTCGAGGCGGTCAACGAGGGCTTCAGGGAGGGCGAGCGGCGCGCGAAGGAGAACGGCCACCGCATCCGCGTGGGCGCGCTCCTCACCGCGATGCGGCACGCGGCCCGCGCGCTGGAGATCGCCGAACTGGCCAACCGCTACCGCGACTTGGGTGTCGTCGGCTTCGACATCGCGGGCGCGGAGGCCGGCTTCCCGCCCACCCGCCACCTCGACGCCTTCGAGTACCTCAAGCGGGAGAACAACCACTTCACGATCCACGCGGGCGAGGCCTTCGGGCTGCCGTCCATCTGGCAGGCCCTCCAGTGGTGCGGTGCGGACCGGCTCGGGCACGGTGTGCGCATCATCGACGACATCAAGGTGGAGGACGACGGCAGCGTACAGCTGGGCCGCCTCGCCTCGTACGTGCGCGACAAGCGGATCCCGCTGGAGCTGTGCCCCTCGTCGAACCTGCAGACCGGTGCCGCGAGTTCCTACGGGGAGCACCCCATCGGGCTGCTGCGAAAGCTGCACTTCAGGGCGACGGTCAACACGGACAACCGGCTCATGTCCGGTACGTCGATGAGTCGCGAGTTCGAGCACCTGGTCGACGCATTCGACTACACGCTCGACGACATGCAGTGGTTTTCCGTCAATGCGATGAAGTCAGCATTCATTCCTTTCGATGAACGACTGGCGATGATCAATGACGTGATCAAGCCCGGATATGCCGAGTTGAAATCCGAATGGCTGTTCCGTCAGACCGCTTCCACCAGCGGTTCTGTCGTCGAGTAG
- a CDS encoding ATP-binding protein, whose translation MKHSAAKTLGVAALGAAFAAAGAGAANAAPAVPDAADTVGSVTSALPLQDVASTLPAGAESLAAGQGAVANGLSTATPVVDQAAKGALPVDGDPVSGLLGGLPVGGLS comes from the coding sequence ATGAAGCATTCTGCTGCCAAGACCCTCGGTGTCGCCGCTCTCGGAGCCGCTTTCGCCGCCGCCGGTGCCGGTGCCGCGAACGCTGCCCCGGCCGTCCCCGACGCGGCCGACACCGTCGGATCCGTGACCTCCGCCCTCCCGCTGCAGGACGTGGCGTCGACGCTGCCCGCCGGCGCCGAGTCCCTGGCCGCCGGTCAGGGTGCGGTGGCCAACGGCCTGAGCACGGCCACGCCCGTCGTGGACCAGGCCGCGAAGGGCGCCCTGCCGGTCGACGGCGACCCGGTCTCCGGCCTGCTCGGCGGCCTGCCGGTCGGTGGCCTCAGCTGA
- a CDS encoding PspC domain-containing protein, which produces MTALARPTNGRMIGGVCAALARRFGTSAATMRVIFLVSCLLPGPQFLLYIALWIMFPSENKVRQAW; this is translated from the coding sequence ATGACCGCCCTTGCCCGCCCCACCAACGGACGGATGATCGGCGGAGTGTGCGCAGCGCTGGCACGGCGCTTCGGCACCTCCGCGGCCACGATGCGCGTGATCTTCCTGGTCTCGTGCCTGCTGCCGGGCCCGCAGTTCCTGCTCTACATCGCGCTGTGGATCATGTTCCCGAGTGAGAACAAGGTCCGCCAGGCCTGGTGA
- a CDS encoding VanZ family protein, which produces MQRHRSGGQRAAVRFRAAGIALLAAHLLFVAWFTLRPLDVPWVSAANLHPLAGIRSDLALGWREAAVRLGEGLVLLAPLGVLLPVAGGRLYVSLWGSLVRTVAMAALISLGIELLQTGVPGQVVDIDSLLLNTVGVALTYLLVVPTLRSRLRRRVELDPLPPQEPAQGPTPTISRVGIAP; this is translated from the coding sequence GTGCAGCGCCATCGCTCGGGCGGCCAAAGGGCCGCCGTCCGTTTCCGTGCGGCAGGGATCGCCCTACTCGCCGCGCATCTCCTATTCGTTGCCTGGTTCACGCTGCGCCCCCTGGACGTGCCCTGGGTCAGCGCGGCGAACCTGCACCCCTTGGCCGGCATCCGCTCCGACCTCGCGCTCGGCTGGCGTGAGGCGGCAGTGCGGCTCGGCGAGGGCCTGGTGCTGCTCGCCCCGCTCGGCGTGCTCCTGCCCGTCGCGGGCGGCCGGCTTTACGTTTCGCTGTGGGGTTCGCTTGTGCGCACGGTCGCGATGGCCGCACTGATCTCGCTCGGCATCGAACTGCTGCAGACCGGTGTGCCGGGCCAGGTCGTGGACATCGACTCGCTGCTCCTGAACACGGTGGGCGTCGCGCTCACCTATCTCCTCGTCGTGCCCACCCTGCGCTCCCGGCTCCGCCGCAGGGTCGAGCTCGATCCCCTCCCCCCGCAGGAGCCGGCTCAGGGTCCGACCCCGACGATTTCCAGGGTCGGCATAGCCCCGTGA
- a CDS encoding sensor histidine kinase codes for MTKPHDKLRGAAAAKKTLLAGLRFTSLRLRLVVVFALVALTAAVSASGIAYWLNREAVLTRTQDSALSDFKQEMQNRAAALPKQPTQGELQHAANLMAGSSQHFSVMLMAKDEDGRRVVGNSDLDAFTVADVPKSLRDAVTKKQPIDGGDKHAYHLYWQRITQDDTPYLVGGATVDDGPTGYMLKSLEPEAKDMGSLAWSLGIATALALVGSALLAQAAATTVLKPVHRLGVAARRLGEGKLDTRLRVSGTDELAELSRTFNKTAENLEKKVADMSSRDESSRRFVADMSHELRTPLTAITAVTEVLEEELDAETGSVDPMIEPAVRLVVSETRRLNDLVENLMEVTRFDAGSAKLVLDDVELADQITACIDARAWLDAVELDAERGISARLDPRRLDVILANLIGNALKHGGSPVRVSVRVESHGRHGEGSEVVISVRDHGPGIPDDVLPHVFDRFFKASASRPRSEGSGLGLSIAMENARIHGGRISAANSPEGGAVFTLHLPRDAESLASASEEDAREAREGGAAT; via the coding sequence GTGACGAAACCGCACGACAAGCTCCGGGGCGCTGCGGCGGCCAAGAAGACTCTCCTCGCCGGCCTGCGCTTCACCAGCCTGCGGCTGCGCCTGGTCGTCGTGTTCGCGCTCGTGGCGCTGACGGCCGCGGTGTCCGCGTCGGGGATCGCGTACTGGCTCAATCGTGAGGCCGTGCTCACGCGCACGCAGGACTCCGCTCTCAGCGACTTCAAGCAGGAGATGCAGAACCGGGCGGCGGCGCTGCCCAAGCAGCCCACGCAGGGCGAGTTGCAGCACGCGGCGAACCTGATGGCGGGCAGCAGCCAGCACTTCAGCGTGATGCTCATGGCGAAGGACGAGGACGGCCGCCGGGTCGTGGGCAATTCCGACCTGGACGCCTTCACCGTGGCCGACGTGCCGAAGTCGCTGCGGGACGCGGTCACCAAGAAGCAGCCGATCGACGGCGGCGACAAGCACGCGTACCACCTGTACTGGCAGCGGATCACGCAGGACGACACCCCGTACCTGGTCGGCGGCGCCACCGTGGACGACGGGCCGACGGGCTACATGCTCAAGTCCCTGGAGCCTGAGGCGAAGGACATGGGTTCGCTCGCCTGGTCCCTCGGCATCGCCACCGCGCTCGCCCTCGTCGGCTCCGCACTGCTCGCGCAGGCGGCCGCGACGACGGTGCTGAAGCCCGTGCACCGCCTGGGGGTCGCCGCGCGCCGGCTCGGCGAGGGCAAGCTCGACACCCGGCTGCGCGTCTCCGGCACGGACGAACTCGCGGAGCTCTCCCGTACGTTCAACAAGACGGCGGAGAACCTGGAGAAGAAGGTCGCGGACATGAGCTCCCGCGACGAGTCCTCGCGCCGCTTCGTCGCCGACATGTCGCACGAGCTGCGCACGCCGCTGACCGCGATCACCGCGGTGACGGAGGTCCTGGAGGAGGAGCTCGACGCCGAGACCGGCTCGGTCGACCCCATGATCGAACCGGCCGTGCGTCTCGTGGTCAGCGAGACCCGGCGCCTGAACGACCTGGTCGAGAACCTGATGGAGGTCACCCGCTTCGACGCGGGCAGCGCCAAGCTCGTCCTCGACGACGTGGAACTCGCCGACCAGATCACCGCCTGCATCGACGCCCGCGCCTGGCTGGACGCCGTCGAACTCGACGCCGAGCGCGGCATCTCGGCCCGCCTCGACCCGCGCCGCCTCGACGTGATCCTCGCGAACCTGATCGGCAACGCGCTCAAGCACGGCGGGTCCCCCGTGCGCGTCTCGGTGCGGGTGGAGTCGCACGGACGCCACGGCGAGGGCTCGGAGGTCGTCATCTCCGTACGCGACCACGGTCCGGGCATCCCCGATGACGTCCTGCCGCACGTCTTCGACCGCTTCTTCAAGGCGAGCGCCTCGCGGCCCCGCTCGGAGGGCAGCGGCCTCGGCCTCTCCATCGCCATGGAGAACGCGCGTATCCACGGCGGCCGGATCAGTGCCGCCAACTCCCCCGAAGGGGGAGCCGTGTTCACGCTGCACCTGCCGCGGGACGCGGAGTCCCTGGCGTCCGCCTCGGAGGAGGACGCCAGGGAAGCGCGGGAAGGCGGTGCCGCGACGTGA